Proteins encoded within one genomic window of Couchioplanes caeruleus:
- a CDS encoding methyl-accepting chemotaxis protein codes for MPSALKTAQSPPGRTGGGNPLRAWVGNRSLNTKILIIVGAMTIVAATVAVVALARLAAVNTVGEKLYQESYVGLQQLNRVTSDVGSMHGYVMGYGQTPAPELAAMIKELDGRIDATTSAYRAKSVDPALMDETMALWGKYKTARDAFMKTAEAGDPRATIAARQEHLIPAILASKEKLEQLTAKEDEGAKERVAAVADANTSARVIVISTLVIGLALATLLGLGIARSIVARVRTVSHVIDGIAEGDLTRTAGLRTKDEVGRMGDQLDRATVTLRETITRITGSSHTLAGSAQEMAEVSNRIAVNAEQTSSRADLVSTAAGSVSGNVDTVAAASEEMTASIREIAGSATDAAGVARGAVEVAQSANSTVAKLGVSSAEVGNIVKVITSIAEQTNLLALNATIEAARAGEAGKGFAVVASEVKDLAQETAKATEEISNRIQAIQTDTSAAVDAIGEIAAVIERINAYSDTIASAVEEQTATTTEIGRSVAEAASGSTEIAHTISGVAEAAQSTNEGVAESRRTAGELARLAEELQSLVGQFRV; via the coding sequence ATGCCATCCGCCCTGAAGACTGCACAGTCGCCGCCCGGCCGCACCGGCGGCGGCAATCCGCTGCGCGCCTGGGTCGGCAACCGGTCGCTCAACACGAAGATCCTGATCATCGTGGGCGCGATGACGATCGTCGCGGCCACGGTGGCGGTCGTGGCCCTCGCCCGCCTGGCCGCCGTCAACACCGTCGGCGAGAAGCTCTACCAGGAGAGCTACGTGGGGTTGCAGCAGTTGAACCGGGTCACCTCGGACGTCGGCTCGATGCACGGCTACGTGATGGGCTACGGCCAGACGCCGGCGCCGGAGCTCGCGGCCATGATCAAGGAACTCGACGGCCGCATCGACGCGACCACCTCCGCGTACCGGGCCAAGTCGGTCGATCCCGCGCTGATGGACGAGACAATGGCGCTCTGGGGCAAGTACAAGACCGCCCGCGACGCCTTCATGAAGACCGCCGAGGCCGGCGACCCGAGGGCCACCATCGCCGCCCGCCAGGAGCATCTGATCCCGGCCATCCTCGCCTCCAAGGAGAAGCTCGAGCAGCTCACGGCGAAGGAAGACGAGGGCGCCAAGGAGCGGGTGGCCGCCGTCGCCGACGCGAACACCTCGGCACGGGTCATCGTCATCTCCACGTTGGTGATCGGCCTGGCCCTCGCGACCCTGCTCGGCCTGGGCATCGCGCGCAGCATCGTGGCGCGGGTGCGGACGGTCTCCCACGTCATCGACGGCATCGCCGAGGGCGATCTGACCCGCACCGCCGGCCTGCGGACCAAGGACGAGGTCGGCCGCATGGGCGACCAGCTCGACCGGGCCACCGTCACGCTGCGCGAGACGATCACGCGGATCACCGGCAGCAGCCACACCCTGGCCGGCTCCGCGCAGGAGATGGCCGAGGTGAGCAACCGCATCGCGGTCAACGCCGAGCAGACCAGCTCGCGCGCCGACCTCGTCTCGACCGCCGCCGGCTCGGTGAGCGGCAACGTCGACACCGTCGCCGCCGCCAGCGAGGAGATGACCGCCTCGATCCGGGAGATCGCCGGCAGCGCGACCGACGCCGCCGGCGTGGCCCGCGGCGCGGTGGAGGTCGCCCAGTCGGCGAACAGCACGGTCGCCAAGCTCGGCGTCTCGTCCGCCGAGGTCGGCAACATCGTCAAGGTGATCACCTCGATCGCCGAGCAGACCAACCTGCTCGCGCTCAACGCCACCATCGAGGCCGCCCGGGCCGGCGAGGCGGGCAAGGGCTTCGCGGTGGTCGCCAGCGAGGTCAAGGATCTCGCGCAGGAGACCGCCAAGGCGACCGAGGAGATCTCGAACCGCATCCAGGCGATCCAGACCGACACCTCCGCCGCGGTCGACGCCATCGGGGAGATCGCCGCGGTGATCGAGCGGATCAACGCGTACTCGGACACCATCGCCTCGGCGGTGGAGGAGCAGACCGCCACCACCACCGAGATCGGGCGCAGCGTCGCCGAGGCCGCGAGCGGTTCGACCGAGATCGCCCACACGATCTCGGGCGTGGCCGAGGCGGCGCAGAGCACCAACGAGGGCGTGGCCGAGTCCCGGCGCACCGCGGGCGAGCTGGCCCGCCTCGCCGAGGAACTCCAGTCGCTGGTGGGACAGTTCCGCGTGTGA
- a CDS encoding proteasome assembly chaperone family protein gives MLDPHGLYELADDLPELDGVVLVQALTGFVDAGSAIQLSRQHLLEQFEGRVLATFDLDQLLDYRSRRPPMIFVEDHWESYERPSLALHLLRDLTGTPFLLLAGPEPDLQWERFIKAVRALIERFGVSLTVGLNAIPMAVPHTRPVSVTAHATDRRLLGERDSWLQRVQVPASVGNLLEFRLGESGHDAMGYAAHVPHYLAQTTYPAAAELLVESVANSTGLVLPTAALHEAAAEIREEIDKQVADDEQASRLVTSLEGQYDAFLRGRTGNLLAEPGGALPSAEELGAELERFLAEQARDTD, from the coding sequence GTGCTCGACCCACACGGGCTCTACGAGTTGGCCGACGACCTGCCTGAGCTGGACGGCGTGGTGCTCGTCCAGGCGCTCACGGGGTTCGTCGACGCGGGGAGCGCCATCCAGCTCTCCCGGCAACACCTTCTGGAGCAGTTCGAGGGACGCGTCCTGGCGACGTTCGACCTCGACCAGCTCCTCGACTACCGCTCCCGCCGACCTCCGATGATCTTCGTCGAGGATCACTGGGAGAGCTACGAGCGGCCCAGCCTGGCGCTGCACCTGTTGCGGGACCTGACCGGCACGCCGTTCCTGCTGCTCGCCGGCCCCGAGCCGGACCTGCAGTGGGAACGCTTCATCAAGGCCGTACGCGCTCTCATCGAGCGCTTCGGCGTCAGCCTGACCGTCGGCCTCAATGCGATCCCGATGGCCGTGCCGCACACCCGGCCGGTCAGCGTCACCGCGCACGCCACCGACCGCCGCCTGCTCGGCGAGCGCGACTCGTGGCTGCAGCGGGTGCAGGTGCCGGCCAGCGTCGGCAACCTGCTGGAGTTCCGCCTCGGCGAGTCCGGCCACGACGCCATGGGGTACGCCGCGCACGTACCGCACTACCTCGCCCAGACCACGTACCCGGCCGCGGCCGAGCTGCTCGTCGAGTCGGTCGCCAACTCGACCGGCCTGGTGCTGCCCACCGCGGCGCTGCACGAGGCCGCCGCCGAGATACGCGAGGAGATCGACAAGCAGGTCGCCGACGACGAGCAGGCGAGCCGCCTGGTGACCTCTCTGGAGGGCCAGTACGACGCGTTCCTGCGGGGTCGCACCGGCAACCTGCTGGCCGAGCCCGGCGGGGCGCTGCCGAGCGCCGAGGAGCTGGGCGCGGAGCTGGAACGGTTCCTCGCCGAGCAGGCCCGCGACACCGACTGA
- a CDS encoding NAD-dependent epimerase/dehydratase family protein, with translation MRLAVTGASGFCGTAVARLAASAGHDVICLGRRPGPAGAYVRWDATRELPDLSGADGVVHLAAAVGDPGPGRRAEAAYRAVNVDGTARLLRSAGDRPVVWVSSASVYRPGPYQEPVREDHPVGGQRGAYGRTKAAGERLALAAGAVVLRPRAVYGDGDRHLLPRLRRVVRGGYAWLPGDDVAMSLTSVGNLAAACLAALSWPAGAYNIADATAYRRDEVLGRVLGVPVRHVPAGLVRGLAAVTPSLTRYAVDQLTDGMVLDLTRALDQGYRPRLSLADYLV, from the coding sequence GTGAGGCTGGCGGTGACCGGCGCCTCCGGCTTCTGCGGCACGGCCGTCGCCCGGCTCGCGGCATCCGCCGGGCACGACGTGATCTGTCTCGGCCGGCGTCCGGGACCGGCGGGCGCGTACGTCCGGTGGGACGCCACCCGCGAGCTTCCGGATCTGTCGGGCGCCGACGGGGTCGTGCATCTCGCCGCCGCCGTCGGCGACCCCGGTCCCGGGCGTCGTGCCGAGGCGGCCTACCGGGCGGTCAACGTCGACGGCACGGCCCGGCTGCTGCGCTCGGCCGGGGACCGTCCGGTGGTGTGGGTGAGCAGCGCCAGCGTGTACCGGCCGGGGCCGTACCAGGAGCCGGTGCGCGAGGACCATCCGGTCGGCGGCCAGCGGGGCGCGTACGGTCGCACCAAGGCCGCCGGGGAAAGGCTGGCCCTGGCCGCGGGAGCGGTCGTCCTGCGGCCGCGTGCGGTCTACGGCGACGGTGACCGGCATCTGCTGCCGCGGCTGCGCCGGGTCGTCCGGGGCGGGTACGCGTGGCTACCCGGCGACGACGTGGCGATGAGCCTCACCTCGGTGGGCAACCTGGCGGCGGCCTGCCTGGCGGCGCTGAGCTGGCCCGCCGGGGCGTACAACATCGCGGACGCGACGGCGTACCGGCGCGACGAGGTCCTCGGCCGGGTGCTCGGGGTTCCCGTCCGGCACGTTCCCGCCGGGCTGGTCCGCGGGCTGGCCGCGGTGACGCCGTCGCTGACCCGATACGCCGTCGATCAGCTCACCGACGGCATGGTCCTGGACCTGACCCGCGCCCTCGACCAGGGCTACCGGCCGCGGCTGAGCCTCGCGGACTACTTGGTGTAG
- a CDS encoding putative bifunctional diguanylate cyclase/phosphodiesterase, which yields MTVDERQVERLRPTPVLLTAASVLVASVILFAVNYAEQRTQVVWGWLPAIVGTAAAGWACWQTASAEGLDRVTARVWRSLAVVCLFIVLGVAGDARHYALNPGAMDQDHDIPTMIAYSMALVVLLWTLLWLPVGAGGRRDRVMVRFLLDAATVTVTLGIFSWYLITRVLDAWHDGNGDAVPILTLTALGLVGALAFLKVAVSGFGGLDRISLRLLAIGAVVGASGGGLFPIFVQLHPGLSGSMMFIPATLLCVAFAADRQRRAARLPVPVQQGDSFSIVTYVAVACTDALLLVVSSGAGHVVLNVALAAVVLTALVVARQINALSENGRLLRRVDASLLELNRFQHQLEHRASHDALTDLANRSLFEQRTSEALAATGGAMDGAETLSLALIDLDDFKAINDRLGHAVGDALLVVVADRLREAVRTDDVVARLGGDEFGLLLHGLRSDEATEVLDRIAESLTRPVHALGYDLLVKASIGLAEVWPEASPQELLRRADLAMYAAKERGKGRHAVYDARLEQDQAADAQLGAELRRALDNNDFSLVYQPIVALPGGEWTSLETLIRWKHPERGFIGPDVFIPIAERTGLIVPLGDWILRTALRQAAEWQERYGAAAPGEIGVNVSARQLREPGFAADVRAALADTGFDPEKLVVEVTETAVFDGGIALDALQSLVTLGVRIALDDFGTGHSSLGLLRTCPADTLKVDKSFVDGIGGRSEEAVIATAMIQITNGLHLQAIAEGVETAEQADTLYRLGYRFAQGYHFSRPLSAAQVDEHLDAHRPLTV from the coding sequence ATGACGGTCGACGAACGGCAGGTGGAGCGGCTGCGGCCGACTCCGGTGCTGCTGACGGCCGCCTCGGTCCTCGTGGCCTCCGTCATACTCTTCGCCGTCAACTACGCCGAGCAGCGTACCCAGGTCGTCTGGGGCTGGTTGCCGGCCATCGTCGGCACCGCCGCCGCGGGCTGGGCGTGCTGGCAGACCGCGTCCGCCGAGGGGCTGGACCGGGTGACCGCGCGCGTCTGGCGTTCCCTGGCCGTGGTCTGCCTCTTCATCGTGCTCGGTGTCGCGGGCGATGCCCGGCACTACGCGCTGAACCCCGGCGCCATGGATCAGGACCACGACATTCCCACCATGATCGCGTACTCGATGGCCCTGGTCGTCCTGCTCTGGACCCTGCTGTGGTTGCCGGTGGGCGCGGGCGGGCGCCGGGACCGGGTCATGGTCCGGTTCCTCCTGGACGCCGCCACGGTCACCGTCACGCTCGGAATCTTCTCCTGGTACCTCATCACCCGGGTGCTCGACGCCTGGCACGACGGCAACGGTGACGCCGTGCCGATCCTCACGCTGACCGCGCTGGGCCTCGTCGGCGCGCTCGCCTTCCTCAAGGTCGCGGTGAGCGGCTTCGGCGGTCTCGACCGGATCTCGCTGCGGCTGCTGGCCATCGGCGCGGTGGTCGGTGCGTCCGGCGGCGGGCTCTTCCCGATCTTCGTGCAGTTGCACCCGGGCCTGAGCGGCTCGATGATGTTCATTCCGGCGACGCTGCTGTGCGTCGCCTTCGCGGCCGACCGGCAGCGCCGGGCGGCCCGGCTGCCGGTACCCGTCCAGCAGGGCGACTCCTTCAGCATCGTCACCTACGTCGCGGTCGCTTGCACCGACGCTCTGCTGCTGGTGGTGAGCAGCGGCGCGGGGCACGTGGTGCTGAACGTCGCCCTGGCCGCGGTCGTGCTGACCGCGCTGGTGGTGGCCCGCCAGATCAACGCCCTCTCCGAGAACGGCAGGCTGCTGCGCCGCGTCGACGCCAGCCTGCTGGAGCTCAACCGCTTCCAACACCAGCTCGAGCACCGCGCGAGCCACGACGCCCTCACCGACCTCGCCAACCGGTCGCTGTTCGAGCAGAGGACGAGCGAGGCGCTCGCCGCGACCGGCGGCGCGATGGACGGCGCCGAGACGCTCAGCCTCGCGCTCATCGACCTGGACGACTTCAAGGCGATCAACGACCGGCTCGGGCACGCCGTGGGCGACGCCCTGCTCGTCGTCGTCGCCGACCGGCTGCGCGAGGCGGTCCGCACCGACGACGTGGTGGCCCGACTCGGCGGCGACGAGTTCGGCCTGCTGCTGCACGGCCTGCGCAGCGACGAGGCGACGGAGGTCCTGGACCGGATCGCGGAGTCGCTGACCCGCCCGGTCCACGCCCTCGGCTACGACCTGCTGGTCAAGGCGAGCATCGGCCTGGCCGAGGTGTGGCCGGAGGCCAGCCCGCAGGAGCTGCTGCGCCGCGCCGACCTGGCCATGTACGCCGCCAAGGAGCGCGGCAAGGGCCGGCACGCCGTGTACGACGCCCGCCTCGAGCAGGACCAGGCGGCCGACGCCCAGCTCGGCGCCGAGCTGCGCCGGGCCCTCGACAACAACGACTTCTCGCTGGTCTACCAGCCGATCGTGGCCCTGCCCGGCGGCGAGTGGACCTCGCTGGAGACGCTGATCCGCTGGAAGCACCCGGAGCGCGGCTTCATCGGGCCGGACGTGTTCATCCCGATCGCGGAGCGCACCGGACTCATCGTGCCGCTCGGCGACTGGATCCTGCGGACCGCGCTGCGGCAGGCCGCCGAGTGGCAGGAGCGCTACGGCGCCGCCGCGCCCGGCGAGATCGGTGTCAACGTGTCCGCCCGCCAGCTTCGGGAGCCGGGCTTCGCCGCCGACGTGCGCGCGGCCCTGGCCGACACCGGCTTCGACCCGGAGAAGCTGGTCGTCGAGGTCACCGAGACCGCGGTCTTCGACGGCGGCATCGCGCTGGACGCCCTGCAAAGCCTGGTCACGCTCGGCGTGCGGATCGCGCTGGACGACTTCGGCACCGGGCATTCCTCGCTCGGCCTCCTGCGCACCTGCCCGGCGGACACGCTCAAGGTCGACAAGTCGTTCGTCGATGGGATCGGCGGCCGCTCGGAAGAGGCGGTCATCGCCACCGCGATGATCCAGATCACGAACGGCCTGCACCTGCAGGCCATCGCCGAGGGAGTGGAGACCGCCGAGCAGGCCGACACCCTCTACCGGCTCGGTTACCGCTTCGCGCAGGGATACCACTTCTCCCGGCCGTTGTCCGCCGCCCAGGTCGACGAGCACCTGGACGCGCACCGACCGCTGACCGTGTGA
- a CDS encoding cytochrome P450, protein MNARTRDRRVYLGSHPVLFALLAATRRRPVLRLGGTLLVHDRAAFVAALTRVPLDRTAPGTTGGAAGRLAGGALLFDQHGAEHRRARRDAADALGAAGVAELRPGWTRLLERLLGPLAGGGEVDLVPVAAELAGSTAATLLGVTADGPALAAAARDAADAAARAHLPGLRRLRADAAARTATEKLTALVAPDGGEHAALAAMLAVAAVSTTVAVVPRAAAWACDAGLWEYADRPALADELLRVTAPTPLLPRVAAGPGELPVPGGCPVRSGDRMLLVARHALDAHHLDPDPRRPAPARIAQLAFGAGAHACPGARVARTQLGDVLRALAPYRPVVVRARVDRRAALPSWRSLVVRAS, encoded by the coding sequence ATGAACGCCCGTACCCGGGACCGCAGGGTCTACCTCGGCAGCCACCCGGTGCTGTTCGCCCTGCTCGCGGCCACCCGCCGGCGTCCCGTGCTGCGGCTGGGCGGCACGCTGCTCGTCCACGACCGAGCCGCCTTCGTCGCGGCTCTCACCCGGGTGCCGCTGGACCGGACGGCGCCCGGCACCACCGGCGGGGCGGCCGGGCGGCTGGCGGGCGGCGCGCTCCTCTTCGACCAGCACGGCGCCGAGCATCGCCGTGCCCGCCGGGACGCGGCCGACGCGCTGGGCGCGGCGGGCGTGGCCGAGCTGCGGCCGGGCTGGACGCGGCTGCTCGAACGCCTCCTCGGCCCGCTGGCCGGCGGCGGCGAGGTCGACCTCGTGCCGGTCGCCGCCGAGCTGGCCGGGAGCACCGCCGCCACCCTGCTCGGCGTGACGGCCGACGGGCCGGCGCTCGCCGCGGCGGCCCGCGACGCCGCCGACGCGGCGGCCCGCGCCCACCTGCCCGGCCTGCGCCGCCTGCGCGCCGATGCCGCGGCCCGGACGGCCACGGAGAAACTGACCGCCCTGGTCGCGCCGGACGGCGGGGAACACGCCGCGCTCGCCGCCATGCTCGCGGTGGCCGCGGTCAGCACCACGGTCGCCGTCGTGCCGCGCGCCGCGGCGTGGGCCTGCGACGCCGGCCTCTGGGAGTACGCCGACCGCCCGGCACTGGCCGACGAGCTCCTGCGGGTGACCGCCCCGACACCCCTGCTGCCGCGGGTCGCGGCGGGTCCGGGCGAGCTGCCCGTGCCCGGCGGCTGCCCGGTGCGTTCCGGCGACCGGATGCTGCTGGTCGCCCGGCACGCCCTGGACGCACACCACCTCGACCCCGATCCGCGCCGTCCGGCTCCGGCGCGGATCGCCCAGCTCGCCTTCGGCGCCGGAGCGCACGCCTGCCCGGGGGCACGGGTGGCCCGTACCCAGCTCGGCGACGTGCTGCGGGCGCTGGCGCCGTACCGGCCGGTGGTGGTCCGGGCCCGGGTGGACCGCCGCGCGGCCCTGCCCTCGTGGCGGTCGCTCGTGGTGCGGGCGTCGTGA
- a CDS encoding EcsC family protein, translating to MKADPQYAPEHLALEAVRRIGPQARGWAERAREEQPGVSGEALADQAVKRFLNHARLSGAVSGAAGLPGAVVDVGVLAWTQARMVLHIAAAYGVDPAGSERATDLLVLQRVHKVAETARLALGVAAGRERASLLFAGVADRPLTGVMLRLGVKLAQMAGVRAAKRMFAKIVPGAAVVLGTWVNSAATKDLARRTRELYAAES from the coding sequence ATGAAGGCCGACCCGCAGTACGCACCGGAACACCTCGCCCTCGAGGCGGTCCGCCGGATCGGTCCGCAGGCCCGGGGCTGGGCCGAGCGGGCCCGGGAGGAGCAGCCGGGGGTCAGCGGCGAGGCCCTGGCCGATCAGGCCGTCAAGCGCTTCCTGAACCACGCCCGGCTCTCGGGCGCCGTCTCGGGCGCCGCCGGGCTGCCCGGCGCGGTGGTCGACGTCGGCGTCCTCGCCTGGACCCAGGCACGCATGGTGCTGCACATCGCCGCTGCGTACGGCGTCGACCCGGCCGGCTCCGAGCGCGCCACCGACCTGCTCGTCCTGCAGAGAGTGCACAAGGTCGCCGAGACGGCACGCCTGGCCCTGGGAGTGGCCGCGGGCCGCGAGCGGGCCAGCCTGCTGTTCGCCGGCGTCGCCGACCGGCCGCTCACCGGCGTGATGCTCCGGCTGGGCGTCAAGCTGGCCCAGATGGCGGGCGTACGCGCGGCCAAGCGGATGTTCGCGAAGATCGTGCCGGGCGCCGCCGTGGTCCTGGGCACCTGGGTCAACTCCGCCGCCACCAAGGACCTGGCCCGGCGCACGCGGGAGCTGTACGCGGCCGAGTCCTAA
- a CDS encoding glycosyltransferase family 2 protein, translating into MVVPAYNEARLLPGTLAALAAQSDRDFTLVVVDNASTDGTATLAAGFAGDVRVVTETRPGAGTAADTGFRYAIAGGATKLLRTDADCLPARDWVATGRSLLDRVELACGRSVPRRDENPTWAQRRIYPAVVRAAARIGRWQHRSTTARAPFVLVHGHNLAVTADLYERCGGTPREALEDGAEDVTLLNRAREHSGRIIRADNLVVETSLRRLRGWGPRRTLLWHWDRRYRPTGETVHVR; encoded by the coding sequence GTGGTGGTCCCCGCCTACAACGAGGCGCGGCTGCTGCCCGGGACGCTGGCCGCGCTCGCCGCCCAGTCCGACCGCGACTTCACGCTGGTCGTCGTCGACAACGCGTCCACCGACGGGACCGCGACTCTCGCGGCCGGATTCGCCGGCGACGTCCGGGTGGTGACCGAGACCCGGCCGGGCGCGGGCACCGCCGCCGACACCGGATTCCGGTACGCCATCGCGGGAGGCGCCACGAAGCTGCTGCGCACGGACGCCGACTGCCTGCCCGCCCGGGACTGGGTCGCGACCGGCCGGTCCCTGCTCGACCGGGTGGAGCTGGCGTGCGGCCGCAGCGTTCCCCGCCGCGACGAGAACCCCACCTGGGCGCAACGCAGAATCTATCCCGCCGTGGTGCGCGCCGCGGCCCGCATCGGCCGGTGGCAGCACCGCTCGACGACCGCGCGGGCGCCGTTCGTGCTGGTCCACGGCCACAACCTGGCGGTCACCGCGGACCTGTACGAGCGCTGCGGCGGCACCCCCCGCGAGGCCCTGGAGGACGGCGCCGAGGACGTGACGCTGCTCAACCGGGCCCGCGAGCACAGCGGCCGGATCATCCGCGCCGACAACCTGGTCGTCGAGACGAGCCTGCGACGGCTGCGCGGCTGGGGCCCGCGCCGCACGCTGCTGTGGCACTGGGACCGGCGGTACCGGCCCACCGGCGAAACGGTGCACGTGCGATGA
- a CDS encoding GAF domain-containing protein, with protein MVSFRSRATADPVALRPIPRDVESLEKLISDLETVRDEDSAWRVTVDSTVASHNFSYGAVWLPDGNGQVAIQYETGSIVRELDAVISGQSAPMDAGLVGRAARTKQPVYVDALDQCEDCLRCQAAARAAMEAAVVMPVLRDNQVIAVLEYYSAEPMYIDGPRTEKWASIARIAERARFSALAAAELRQVADDRLAVTNVVTALGEARDVPTTLRIALDSVRTAFGWAYGSYWEVDEVDQVLKFAVESGSAGDEFRKVTLAATFAEGVGLSGRAWRAKDLVFVHDIGELTDCVRGPAAQAAGVRSGVCFPVVSHGRIIGTMDFFTTEYIELSESRASALRNVAQLVSQRLDIVRGNEVAAANARSLLDTVSRLRAASDDATRVAQDAVSRASEMTQEVEALGQASTAIGDVIKIISSIADQTNLLALNATIEAARAGEVGRGFAVVAGEVKDLARETAEATQRVSEQINGIQNSARTVSAGILTTSETIGQMDAVQARMNEVLEEQARMASALQA; from the coding sequence GTGGTCTCCTTCCGATCGCGGGCGACGGCGGATCCGGTCGCGTTGCGCCCCATTCCCCGCGACGTCGAGAGTCTCGAGAAGCTGATCTCCGATCTCGAGACCGTCCGCGACGAGGACTCCGCCTGGCGGGTCACCGTGGACAGCACGGTGGCCTCGCACAACTTCAGCTACGGCGCCGTCTGGCTGCCCGACGGCAATGGCCAGGTCGCCATCCAGTACGAGACCGGCTCGATCGTCCGAGAGCTGGACGCCGTGATCTCCGGGCAGTCGGCGCCCATGGACGCCGGCCTGGTCGGCCGGGCGGCCCGCACCAAGCAGCCGGTGTACGTCGACGCGCTCGACCAGTGCGAGGACTGCCTGCGCTGCCAGGCGGCCGCGCGAGCCGCGATGGAGGCGGCCGTGGTCATGCCGGTGCTGCGGGACAACCAGGTCATCGCGGTGCTCGAGTACTACTCGGCCGAGCCGATGTACATCGACGGCCCGCGGACCGAGAAGTGGGCGTCCATCGCCCGCATCGCCGAACGCGCCCGGTTCTCCGCGCTCGCCGCCGCCGAACTGCGCCAGGTGGCCGATGACCGCCTCGCCGTGACGAACGTGGTCACCGCCCTCGGCGAGGCCAGGGACGTGCCCACCACGCTGCGGATCGCCCTCGACTCGGTACGGACCGCCTTCGGCTGGGCGTACGGCTCGTACTGGGAGGTCGACGAGGTCGACCAGGTCCTCAAGTTCGCGGTGGAGTCCGGCTCGGCCGGCGACGAGTTCCGCAAGGTGACCCTCGCGGCCACCTTCGCCGAGGGCGTCGGCCTCTCCGGACGCGCCTGGCGGGCCAAGGATCTCGTGTTCGTCCACGACATCGGCGAGCTGACCGACTGCGTCCGGGGACCGGCGGCGCAGGCGGCCGGCGTACGGTCGGGCGTCTGCTTTCCCGTGGTGAGCCACGGCCGGATCATCGGCACCATGGACTTCTTCACCACCGAGTACATCGAGCTGTCGGAGTCGCGGGCGTCCGCCCTGCGCAACGTGGCCCAACTCGTGTCGCAGCGGCTCGACATCGTCCGCGGCAACGAGGTGGCGGCGGCGAACGCCCGCTCCCTGCTCGACACGGTGTCGCGGCTGCGCGCCGCCAGCGACGATGCCACCCGGGTGGCCCAGGACGCCGTCTCCCGGGCCTCGGAGATGACCCAGGAGGTCGAGGCGCTGGGCCAGGCGTCGACCGCCATCGGCGACGTCATCAAGATCATTTCGTCCATCGCGGACCAGACCAACCTGCTCGCCCTCAACGCGACCATCGAGGCGGCCCGGGCCGGCGAGGTCGGCCGCGGCTTCGCGGTTGTCGCCGGCGAGGTCAAGGACCTGGCCCGGGAGACCGCCGAGGCCACGCAACGGGTGTCGGAACAGATCAACGGCATCCAGAACAGCGCGCGTACGGTCTCCGCGGGCATCCTGACGACGAGCGAGACCATCGGGCAGATGGACGCCGTGCAGGCCCGCATGAACGAGGTGCTCGAGGAGCAGGCGCGGATGGCATCCGCGCTGCAGGCCTAG